From Streptomyces chrestomyceticus JCM 4735, one genomic window encodes:
- a CDS encoding methyltransferase, with the protein MTRNGSDNEYLLDNQQAEAGERFAALSALFDPSTFRHFETVGVGAGWRCWEVGAGGPTVPAWLAERVGPAGYVVATDIDTSWMREAAGYEVLRHDVAAQAPPEGGPFDLIHARLVLVHLADRDQALRSMVEALRPGGWLVVEDGDPALLPLICPDEYGPEQELANRLRRGFRELLRQRGADLAYGRKLPRLLREAGLAGVEADAYFPIASPASSELERASVQQVRDKLVAAGAATDEEIDRHLANIAAGGLDLATAPMVSAWGRRPVSADGDGDCL; encoded by the coding sequence ATGACACGGAACGGCTCCGACAACGAGTACCTCCTGGACAACCAACAGGCCGAAGCGGGCGAGCGGTTCGCCGCGCTGTCGGCGCTCTTCGATCCGTCGACGTTCCGGCACTTCGAGACGGTCGGGGTCGGCGCGGGGTGGCGGTGCTGGGAGGTCGGTGCCGGTGGGCCCACGGTTCCTGCCTGGCTGGCCGAGCGTGTCGGACCGGCCGGGTACGTGGTGGCCACCGACATCGACACCTCCTGGATGCGCGAGGCAGCGGGCTACGAGGTGCTGCGCCACGACGTGGCGGCCCAGGCGCCGCCGGAGGGAGGCCCGTTCGACTTGATCCATGCCCGGCTCGTGCTGGTGCACTTGGCCGACCGGGACCAGGCCCTGCGGTCCATGGTCGAGGCGCTGCGCCCCGGCGGTTGGCTGGTGGTGGAGGACGGTGACCCGGCGTTGCTGCCGCTGATCTGTCCCGACGAGTACGGGCCCGAGCAGGAGCTGGCCAACAGGCTGCGGCGCGGCTTCCGCGAGCTGCTGCGGCAGCGCGGCGCGGACCTGGCGTACGGGCGCAAGCTGCCGCGGCTGCTGCGGGAGGCCGGACTGGCCGGGGTCGAGGCCGACGCCTACTTCCCGATCGCTTCCCCCGCGTCCTCCGAGCTGGAGCGGGCCAGCGTCCAACAGGTCCGTGACAAGCTCGTCGCGGCGGGGGCGGCCACTGACGAGGAGATCGACCGGCACCTGGCGAACATCGCCGCCGGTGGCCTCGACCTGGCCACCGCGCCGATGGTGTCCGCCTGGGGCCGACGCCCGGTGTCGGCAGACGGAGACGGAGACTGCCTATGA
- a CDS encoding alpha/beta fold hydrolase, with amino-acid sequence MAYECLGDDHAPPVLLVMGGGAQMIAWPEEFCAELVGRGLRVIRFDNRDAGRSSRLPDLPGPDRPGPDLPGPDIPTALNGDSPLAPYTLSDMADDIVGLLDVLQVRSAHLVGASLGGMIAQTMAVEHPERTRSLTSMMSSTGDRTVGRPDATVLAGLGTPPQDRRGFIAWQVRALRAVASPGFAFDEAAARERAERAYDRGHDPAGMVRQFAAAMASGDRTARLRSVRVPALVIHGTDDVLIDMAGGRATAAAIPGAELAIIDGMGHSIPQELCPQLVLLIAHLIHRVETAPRRHAGDPLRVG; translated from the coding sequence ATGGCGTACGAATGCCTCGGTGACGATCACGCGCCGCCCGTGTTGTTGGTGATGGGCGGCGGTGCGCAGATGATCGCCTGGCCGGAGGAGTTCTGTGCCGAGCTGGTCGGCCGCGGTCTGCGAGTGATCCGGTTCGACAATCGGGACGCCGGGCGGTCGTCGCGCCTCCCCGACCTGCCCGGCCCCGACCGGCCCGGCCCCGACCTGCCGGGTCCAGATATTCCGACGGCGCTGAACGGCGACTCCCCTCTGGCGCCCTACACGCTGTCGGACATGGCCGACGACATCGTCGGCCTCCTCGACGTGCTGCAGGTGCGGAGCGCCCATCTGGTGGGCGCGTCGCTGGGCGGGATGATCGCCCAGACCATGGCCGTCGAGCACCCGGAGCGCACCCGCTCGCTGACTTCGATGATGTCCAGCACCGGTGACCGCACCGTGGGCCGCCCCGACGCCACCGTGCTCGCCGGTCTGGGCACGCCTCCGCAGGACCGCCGGGGCTTCATCGCCTGGCAGGTCCGGGCCCTGCGGGCGGTGGCGTCGCCGGGATTCGCGTTCGACGAGGCCGCGGCCAGGGAGCGGGCCGAGCGTGCTTACGACCGGGGGCACGACCCGGCGGGCATGGTGCGTCAGTTCGCCGCGGCGATGGCCTCCGGTGACCGTACGGCACGGCTGCGGTCGGTACGGGTTCCCGCGCTCGTCATCCATGGCACCGACGACGTACTGATCGACATGGCCGGCGGACGAGCCACCGCCGCGGCCATCCCCGGCGCCGAGCTGGCCATCATCGACGGAATGGGACACAGCATCCCCCAAGAGCTGTGCCCCCAACTCGTCCTGCTCATCGCCCACCTGATCCACCGCGTGGAAACGGCGCCGCGACGGCACGCCGGAGATCCCCTCCGGGTCGGTTGA
- a CDS encoding trypsin-like serine protease: MLGRRPRAIWATGVAATAVAVTMLTGTPANAVVGDAAKDGAYPFTAKLDISGGRRACTGTLVDSQWVLTAASCFADKPGQDKAAAGKPKLAASVTVGRSDLSGKGGQVRTVTELVPRTDRDLVMAKLSAPVEDIAPVPVASTAPAAGETLRVAGYGRTRDEWVPDRLHSGAFSVDAVEQTTLALTGQDGASVCMGDTGGPALRATQAGGYELVGVSSTAWQGGCLGSEETRTGAFEARVDDVHRWVQQIRLTALYRHVTDVVAGADFNGDGRPDVAAVLDDKNLHVFYTGPDGRLAYGRELWNHDGSWGRKRAMTAGDFDGDGLTDIAALNVDGSLDLYPGTKSGKLGSPRSMAKDGSWKTVAKFARYQADDSGRDGLVAIWNDGSLYAYTTAADGRLSGFKRQVWHDKTWSKKHLATADFNGDGRDDLAAVSQTGGLGLYTGNAKGTFDYDKAMWPDESWGGFRAVMAGDFNGDGKADIAAVNSSGDLFLYPGNGKGTLGTRSPMWPSAS, translated from the coding sequence GTGCTTGGCAGACGTCCACGCGCCATATGGGCCACCGGAGTGGCCGCGACCGCCGTCGCGGTGACCATGCTGACCGGCACCCCGGCCAACGCTGTCGTGGGTGACGCCGCCAAGGACGGGGCGTACCCGTTCACGGCGAAGCTCGACATCAGCGGCGGCCGGCGCGCCTGCACCGGCACGCTGGTGGACTCCCAGTGGGTGCTCACGGCCGCCAGTTGCTTCGCCGACAAGCCCGGTCAGGACAAGGCTGCCGCCGGCAAGCCGAAGCTGGCGGCCTCGGTGACCGTCGGCCGCAGTGACCTGTCCGGCAAGGGCGGGCAGGTGCGCACCGTCACCGAGCTCGTGCCGCGTACGGACCGGGATCTGGTGATGGCGAAGCTGTCGGCGCCGGTCGAGGACATCGCCCCGGTCCCGGTCGCCTCCACCGCTCCCGCCGCGGGCGAGACGCTGCGCGTGGCCGGGTACGGCCGTACCCGGGACGAATGGGTTCCCGACCGCCTGCACAGCGGCGCCTTCTCCGTCGACGCGGTGGAGCAGACGACGCTCGCCCTGACCGGCCAGGACGGCGCGAGTGTGTGCATGGGCGACACCGGCGGCCCGGCCCTGCGGGCCACGCAGGCCGGCGGCTACGAGCTGGTGGGGGTCAGCAGCACCGCGTGGCAGGGCGGGTGCCTGGGCTCCGAGGAGACGCGTACGGGCGCCTTCGAGGCCCGCGTCGACGACGTGCACCGCTGGGTCCAGCAGATCCGCCTGACGGCCCTGTACCGCCATGTCACCGATGTCGTCGCCGGCGCGGACTTCAACGGCGACGGGCGCCCCGACGTCGCCGCCGTCCTGGACGACAAGAACCTGCACGTCTTCTACACCGGCCCGGACGGCAGGCTCGCCTACGGCCGCGAGCTGTGGAACCACGACGGGTCCTGGGGCCGCAAGCGCGCGATGACCGCCGGAGACTTCGACGGCGACGGCCTGACCGACATCGCCGCCCTCAACGTCGACGGCTCCCTCGACCTGTACCCGGGCACCAAGAGCGGCAAGCTGGGCTCGCCCCGCTCGATGGCCAAGGACGGCTCCTGGAAGACCGTCGCGAAGTTCGCCCGCTACCAGGCCGACGACTCCGGCCGCGACGGCCTGGTGGCCATCTGGAACGACGGCTCGCTGTACGCCTACACCACCGCCGCCGACGGCCGCCTGTCCGGCTTCAAGCGCCAGGTCTGGCACGACAAGACCTGGTCCAAGAAGCACCTGGCCACCGCGGACTTCAACGGTGACGGCCGCGACGACCTCGCGGCCGTCTCCCAGACCGGCGGCCTGGGCCTGTACACCGGCAACGCCAAGGGCACCTTCGACTACGACAAGGCGATGTGGCCCGACGAGAGCTGGGGCGGCTTCCGGGCCGTCATGGCCGGCGACTTCAACGGCGACGGCAAGGCCGACATCGCCGCCGTCAACAGCTCCGGCGACCTGTTCCTCTACCCGGGCAACGGCAAGGGCACCCTCGGCACGCGCTCCCCGATGTGGCCCAGCGCGTCCTGA
- a CDS encoding glycosyl hydrolase family 28-related protein has product METATVAVDVQAGDVLCSALAPDDATRLTKATPAALTAGTMVTGVAATAAAADTKVSYYAQPEVAPARLTGLGAGQPCAVVADGQGRCVRQLPLGEGAFVVGECDAQGNVTVAPKHDFANVLDFGARGDDQSDDWDAITRAMRSLHPLQPGVVYFPAGYYRIRRPLVVGREQGKIELLGESEHTTTIRFFGGHGPALCISPKSLGHLPTADALLTGAGKAGALSAKNRSTVNLRDSPALDMDGAASFSVSCTVRPEVLPGGGGEPVISSSGRRLNGEAATCAFGIFLGGTTGQVTVTATARLDGVDHIISHPGSFPVGQALHLCLVWDGSHLDLYAGPPGTVLTPAEPREGQRPRAGAKLTQPVEEGVYLGARSQQRWPEYLDLTRPFTGRIDSVRISDFVIDRDAGTRTFTAPTAKFPADFATNVRPDPAHADQRLVTRILINFDRDVDAFTVGSTWIRRTPDPDPVYLMYQWGGSPVAAAVTTVRRLEFQCPSGAGIHGQLSNSSAFSHLRVTAARDGMRLRNNSYLSEIEHLFISATRLGLTLGGSGLARVNRLQTVGTQYDFVATDLVGVTARDWYIGSHRSVVPLLLTTAAPYGSFHGIGIAISSEATQGHPETWQSAVATSDLHHLVLESSVLETSFLRQTDCPPVRIDNSLLLLAQEQPKPPLELPTASTFVNCEFRPSPSTRANIVFTGRRGPSPVRIIGSTTDPAKPWALPQDGNRVSHLGGCVSTTDLGQTQWQGGRDWVFALDTATGRIGAREREAQGCGIAAARPVTLAAVPLAAGAGRYRAEVMATDPAGRAATWVVEQGLSTIGGTVTAWAPESRVLDSFGSADGSVPAGWNPPQIVPLDGNAVVKCSPPGGVTLAFTVRLRALEGLAAS; this is encoded by the coding sequence ATGGAAACAGCAACGGTCGCAGTCGACGTCCAGGCCGGCGATGTGCTCTGCTCCGCACTGGCCCCCGACGATGCCACGCGGCTGACCAAGGCGACGCCCGCCGCGCTCACCGCGGGAACGATGGTCACCGGGGTCGCGGCCACAGCGGCCGCGGCCGACACAAAGGTGAGCTACTACGCACAGCCGGAGGTCGCGCCCGCGCGGCTCACCGGGCTCGGAGCCGGGCAGCCGTGCGCCGTGGTCGCCGACGGGCAGGGCCGGTGCGTGCGCCAATTACCCCTGGGCGAAGGCGCATTCGTCGTCGGCGAGTGTGACGCGCAGGGCAACGTGACCGTGGCGCCGAAGCACGACTTCGCGAACGTCCTCGACTTCGGCGCCAGGGGCGACGACCAGAGCGACGACTGGGACGCCATCACCCGCGCCATGCGCTCCCTGCACCCGCTCCAACCCGGCGTGGTCTACTTCCCGGCGGGCTACTACCGCATCCGCCGGCCACTGGTCGTCGGCCGCGAGCAGGGGAAGATCGAGCTGCTCGGCGAGAGCGAGCACACCACCACCATCAGGTTCTTCGGCGGGCACGGTCCCGCGCTGTGCATCTCGCCGAAGTCGCTGGGCCACCTGCCCACGGCGGACGCCCTGCTCACCGGAGCGGGCAAGGCCGGCGCCCTCAGCGCGAAGAACCGGAGCACCGTCAACCTCCGCGACAGCCCGGCGCTCGACATGGACGGCGCGGCATCGTTCTCGGTCTCCTGCACGGTGCGCCCCGAGGTGCTTCCGGGCGGAGGCGGGGAGCCGGTCATCTCCAGTTCGGGCCGACGGCTGAACGGCGAAGCGGCCACCTGTGCTTTCGGGATCTTCCTCGGCGGCACGACAGGGCAGGTCACCGTCACCGCCACCGCCCGGCTCGACGGCGTGGACCACATCATCTCCCACCCCGGCAGCTTCCCGGTCGGGCAGGCGCTCCACCTCTGCCTGGTCTGGGACGGCAGCCACCTCGATCTCTACGCCGGGCCGCCCGGGACGGTACTGACCCCCGCGGAGCCGCGGGAGGGGCAGCGTCCCCGGGCCGGGGCGAAGCTGACCCAGCCCGTCGAAGAGGGCGTCTACCTCGGTGCCAGGAGTCAGCAGCGCTGGCCGGAGTACCTGGATCTCACGCGGCCGTTCACCGGACGTATCGACTCCGTCCGCATCAGCGACTTCGTGATCGACCGGGACGCCGGTACGCGGACGTTCACCGCGCCGACCGCGAAATTCCCCGCCGACTTCGCCACCAACGTCCGGCCCGACCCCGCCCACGCGGACCAGCGGCTGGTCACCCGGATACTGATCAACTTCGACCGGGACGTCGACGCCTTCACCGTCGGGTCGACCTGGATCCGGCGGACGCCGGACCCCGATCCCGTCTATCTGATGTACCAGTGGGGCGGGTCGCCGGTCGCGGCCGCGGTCACCACGGTCCGGCGGCTGGAGTTCCAGTGCCCCTCGGGCGCGGGGATCCACGGCCAGCTCTCGAACAGCTCGGCGTTCAGCCACCTCCGCGTCACCGCCGCACGCGACGGGATGCGGCTGCGGAACAACTCGTACCTCTCCGAGATCGAGCATCTCTTCATCAGCGCCACCCGGCTCGGCCTCACCCTGGGCGGCAGCGGACTGGCCAGGGTCAACCGGTTGCAGACCGTCGGGACGCAGTACGACTTCGTGGCGACCGACCTCGTCGGCGTCACCGCGCGCGACTGGTACATCGGCAGTCACCGCTCCGTCGTACCGCTCCTGCTGACCACGGCGGCTCCGTACGGGTCCTTCCACGGCATCGGAATCGCCATCAGCTCGGAGGCGACGCAGGGCCATCCGGAGACCTGGCAGTCCGCGGTGGCCACCTCCGACCTGCACCATCTCGTCCTGGAGAGTTCGGTACTGGAAACCAGCTTCCTGCGGCAGACCGACTGCCCGCCCGTACGCATCGACAACTCCCTCCTCCTGCTCGCCCAGGAACAGCCCAAGCCCCCGCTGGAGCTCCCCACCGCGTCGACGTTCGTGAACTGCGAGTTCCGCCCGAGCCCGAGCACCCGCGCGAACATCGTCTTCACCGGCCGGCGGGGGCCGTCGCCGGTCCGGATCATCGGCAGCACCACCGATCCCGCGAAACCCTGGGCCCTCCCCCAGGACGGGAACAGGGTGTCCCACCTCGGTGGCTGCGTGTCCACGACCGACCTCGGCCAGACACAGTGGCAAGGCGGGCGGGACTGGGTGTTCGCCCTCGACACCGCGACGGGACGGATCGGGGCCCGCGAGCGGGAGGCGCAAGGCTGCGGCATCGCGGCCGCGCGTCCCGTCACCTTGGCCGCGGTGCCCCTGGCAGCCGGGGCCGGCCGCTACCGGGCCGAGGTCATGGCGACCGATCCGGCCGGCCGGGCCGCGACGTGGGTCGTCGAACAGGGCCTGAGCACCATCGGCGGTACGGTCACCGCCTGGGCGCCTGAAAGCCGTGTGCTCGACTCCTTCGGTTCCGCCGATGGCTCGGTACCGGCCGGATGGAACCCACCCCAGATCGTCCCGTTGGACGGGAACGCCGTGGTGAAGTGCTCGCCGCCGGGAGGAGTGACGCTGGCCTTCACGGTCAGGCTGCGGGCACTGGAAGGACTGGCGGCTTCCTGA
- a CDS encoding SDR family NAD(P)-dependent oxidoreductase yields MGQLAGKTFEGKTAVVTGGSTGIGLATAVRLAAEGAYVFVTGRRKTELDAAVETIGSARATAVAGDIADLADLDRLYDAVRARGRGLDVLFANAASASFATLEQTTEEHFDQTFDVNVRGTLFTVQKALPLLNDGASVILNASVRADDGVAAFGTYAASKAAVRSYARTWANELKDRGIRVNAISPGTIDTPGLDGVAATADMPGAKAQFASAVPLGRIGRADEVANVVAFLASEQSSFVLGANLYVDGGENQF; encoded by the coding sequence ATGGGACAGCTCGCAGGCAAGACGTTTGAAGGCAAGACCGCCGTCGTCACGGGCGGCAGCACCGGGATCGGCCTGGCCACCGCCGTACGGCTGGCGGCCGAGGGGGCGTACGTGTTCGTCACCGGCCGGCGCAAGACCGAGCTGGACGCGGCCGTGGAGACCATCGGCTCGGCGCGGGCCACCGCCGTGGCGGGCGACATAGCGGACCTGGCCGACCTGGACCGCCTGTACGACGCGGTCCGCGCCCGGGGCCGGGGCCTGGACGTGCTCTTCGCCAACGCGGCGAGCGCCTCGTTCGCCACGCTGGAGCAGACCACCGAGGAGCACTTCGACCAGACCTTCGACGTCAACGTGCGGGGCACCCTGTTCACCGTGCAGAAGGCACTGCCGCTGCTCAACGACGGCGCCTCGGTGATCCTGAACGCCTCGGTGCGGGCCGATGACGGCGTCGCGGCCTTCGGTACGTACGCGGCCTCCAAGGCGGCCGTCCGGTCCTATGCCCGCACCTGGGCCAACGAACTCAAGGACCGCGGCATCCGGGTCAACGCGATCTCGCCGGGCACCATCGACACTCCCGGACTCGACGGCGTGGCCGCCACGGCAGACATGCCCGGCGCCAAGGCACAGTTCGCCTCGGCTGTCCCGCTCGGCCGGATCGGGCGTGCGGACGAGGTCGCCAACGTGGTGGCGTTCCTCGCTTCCGAGCAGAGCAGCTTCGTCCTGGGGGCCAACCTGTATGTCGACGGCGGCGAGAACCAGTTCTGA
- a CDS encoding B3/4 domain-containing protein: protein MPDIHLTPAVADAFPDALIALVTATGLRGREPWPDTTAALDALERQLADGTWQPADESDPRIEAWHTAYRSFGTNPRRIRPSVDALGRRFAKKGTLPRINPAVDSYNCVSVRHGLPAGAFDLDHVTGDIAIRHADGTEEFTPLGEPDTVETPKPGEIIYADTAGVLTRHWNHRDAHRTRVTEDSTRVTFVLETLQATRDGHLLKAAADELRNLLTPHAEQTAVHYLSPAHPGTTV, encoded by the coding sequence ATGCCCGACATCCACCTCACCCCCGCCGTCGCCGACGCCTTCCCCGACGCCCTCATCGCCCTGGTCACCGCCACCGGACTGCGGGGCCGCGAGCCCTGGCCCGACACCACGGCCGCTCTGGACGCCCTGGAGCGGCAGCTCGCCGACGGCACGTGGCAGCCCGCCGACGAGAGTGACCCCCGTATCGAGGCGTGGCACACCGCCTACCGGTCCTTCGGCACCAACCCCCGCCGTATCCGCCCCAGCGTCGACGCGCTCGGCCGCCGCTTCGCCAAGAAGGGCACCCTGCCGCGCATCAACCCGGCCGTCGACTCCTACAACTGCGTATCCGTACGGCACGGACTGCCGGCCGGAGCCTTCGACCTGGACCACGTCACCGGCGACATCGCCATCCGTCACGCGGACGGCACCGAGGAGTTCACCCCGCTCGGCGAACCCGACACCGTGGAGACCCCCAAGCCCGGCGAGATCATCTACGCGGACACCGCCGGCGTCCTGACCCGCCACTGGAACCACCGCGACGCCCACCGCACCCGCGTCACCGAGGACTCGACCCGCGTCACCTTCGTCCTCGAAACCCTCCAGGCCACCCGCGACGGCCACCTCCTCAAGGCCGCCGCGGACGAACTCCGGAACCTGCTCACCCCGCACGCCGAACAGACCGCCGTCCACTACCTCTCCCCGGCCCACCCCGGGACGACTGTCTGA
- a CDS encoding DMT family transporter: protein MIALLLALGSSLAYGCADFLGGLGARKAHVLRTVMIAAPASLAVELLLWPVLGASFSAAALGWGAASGVASAAAFALLYKTLAIGPMNVLSPVTALMSAVLPVGVGLLQGERLATAGLIGLPLALVAVVLVSAGHGAGAARPSRTALLLAFGAGAVIALQLVFLHQAPSDSGVAPLIVGRTVSSAVTLTAAALMRRRLGPERPAYAMSAAAGVLDSLANLMFLLAVRSGDLTVVAVITALYPAGTVLLARGVLAERIHRGQLVGLGTAAVAVSLLALT, encoded by the coding sequence GTGATCGCTCTGCTGCTGGCTCTCGGGAGCTCCCTCGCCTATGGATGCGCCGACTTCCTCGGCGGCCTGGGCGCCCGCAAGGCGCACGTGCTGCGCACCGTGATGATCGCGGCGCCCGCCAGTCTCGCGGTCGAACTGCTGCTGTGGCCGGTGCTCGGTGCCTCGTTCAGCGCCGCGGCCCTGGGCTGGGGCGCCGCTTCCGGAGTCGCCTCGGCCGCCGCGTTCGCGCTGCTCTACAAGACCCTGGCGATCGGCCCGATGAACGTGCTCTCGCCCGTGACCGCACTCATGTCCGCCGTCCTGCCGGTCGGCGTGGGCCTGCTCCAGGGGGAGCGCCTGGCCACCGCCGGGCTGATCGGCCTGCCCCTCGCGCTGGTGGCGGTGGTGCTGGTCAGCGCCGGGCACGGTGCCGGGGCGGCGCGTCCCTCCCGTACGGCCTTGCTGCTGGCCTTCGGCGCCGGCGCCGTCATCGCCCTCCAGCTCGTCTTCCTGCACCAGGCGCCGTCCGACAGCGGGGTGGCCCCGCTGATCGTCGGCCGTACGGTCTCCTCGGCCGTCACCCTGACCGCCGCCGCGCTGATGCGCCGCAGGCTCGGCCCCGAGCGGCCCGCCTACGCGATGTCGGCCGCCGCGGGGGTGCTGGACTCCCTGGCGAACCTGATGTTCCTGCTCGCCGTACGGAGCGGCGACCTGACCGTCGTCGCCGTGATCACCGCTCTCTACCCGGCCGGTACGGTCCTGCTCGCCCGCGGCGTCCTCGCCGAACGCATCCACCGCGGCCAGCTCGTCGGCCTCGGCACCGCCGCCGTCGCCGTCAGCCTCCTCGCCCTGACCTGA
- a CDS encoding helix-turn-helix domain-containing protein has translation MAETAAALRTLAQNVKAARARAGLSLEELSRRAQVSKGALVGLERAQGNPNFSTLIRLADTLGVSVSALLQGSPEGRVRIVDAEAVAPLWTGARGSEARLMLTTSGPAPTEIWRWRLEPGEEYPSHPHQAGVVETVSVTAGRMILIVDGTEHTVEAGRTATFDGDKPHGYRGAGNETCHLVMTVHLPPGPAVAG, from the coding sequence ATGGCCGAGACGGCCGCAGCCCTGCGGACGCTCGCGCAGAACGTCAAGGCGGCCCGCGCCCGTGCGGGCCTGTCCCTGGAGGAACTGAGCCGGCGCGCGCAGGTCAGCAAGGGAGCGCTGGTGGGACTGGAGAGAGCCCAGGGCAACCCCAATTTCTCGACCCTGATCCGGCTGGCCGACACCCTGGGCGTCTCCGTCTCCGCCCTGCTGCAGGGATCGCCCGAGGGGCGCGTACGCATCGTGGACGCCGAGGCCGTGGCACCGCTGTGGACCGGAGCCCGGGGCAGCGAGGCCCGGCTCATGCTGACGACCTCGGGCCCGGCCCCCACCGAGATCTGGCGCTGGCGGCTGGAGCCGGGCGAGGAGTACCCCAGCCACCCCCACCAGGCCGGAGTCGTGGAGACCGTCAGCGTCACCGCCGGCCGGATGATTCTTATCGTCGACGGCACCGAGCACACCGTAGAAGCCGGTCGGACCGCCACCTTCGACGGCGACAAGCCCCATGGCTACCGGGGGGCGGGCAACGAGACGTGTCATCTGGTCATGACGGTGCATCTGCCGCCGGGGCCTGCCGTGGCGGGGTGA
- a CDS encoding MFS transporter, with amino-acid sequence MTTFVIGTDDFVIAGILPAISADLEVSEGAAGQLVTVFSITYAIACPVLAVAFGRVPRKALLVGGLAAFAVVNFATASAPSFGMLMALRLLAALVAAALSPAAFAIAGRLAPPGRTGRAIGAVAAGLTVSLVVGVPFGSWLSGVAGWGATFVAVGTLACLAVAMTALTLPRIPQAPVVGVTERLRLLRRPPVLLCVLGTMLAACGGLMPYIYMAPITHDLTGVGGRYVGVFIAIVGVSGAVGTVLGGRLTDRWGVDRTLLTAFGGVAAAALALLVVGSIGQGAAPVWLVCLALVLWGVPGWANNPPMSARALHMGGDAATEAVALNTSGLYAGIALAGALGGGAVNTSGGIGVLVAACVAGLITIVVMALSVRRYPSSRHASEAAPAPEKAATP; translated from the coding sequence TTGACGACTTTCGTCATCGGCACCGATGACTTCGTCATTGCCGGGATCCTCCCGGCGATCTCCGCCGACCTGGAGGTGAGCGAGGGCGCCGCGGGCCAACTGGTGACGGTGTTCTCGATCACCTACGCGATTGCCTGTCCCGTCCTCGCGGTGGCCTTCGGACGGGTGCCGCGCAAGGCACTGCTCGTGGGCGGACTCGCGGCGTTCGCGGTGGTCAACTTCGCCACGGCGTCGGCGCCTTCCTTCGGCATGCTGATGGCTCTTCGGTTACTGGCGGCGCTGGTGGCCGCCGCCCTCTCACCGGCGGCCTTCGCGATCGCGGGCCGGCTGGCCCCGCCCGGGCGTACCGGCAGGGCGATCGGCGCCGTGGCCGCGGGGCTGACCGTGTCGTTGGTGGTCGGCGTGCCCTTCGGCTCCTGGCTGAGTGGCGTGGCGGGATGGGGAGCCACCTTCGTCGCGGTGGGGACGCTCGCGTGTCTGGCGGTCGCGATGACGGCGCTGACACTGCCCCGGATCCCGCAGGCACCGGTGGTCGGGGTGACCGAGCGGCTGCGTCTGCTGCGGCGGCCCCCTGTGCTGCTGTGCGTGCTCGGCACGATGCTCGCGGCCTGCGGCGGGCTGATGCCCTACATCTACATGGCTCCCATCACCCATGATCTGACCGGCGTCGGTGGCCGGTACGTGGGCGTCTTCATCGCGATCGTGGGTGTCTCGGGTGCGGTGGGCACCGTCCTGGGCGGACGGCTGACGGACCGGTGGGGCGTGGACCGCACTCTGCTGACGGCGTTCGGCGGCGTGGCGGCGGCCGCCTTGGCACTGCTGGTAGTCGGCAGTATCGGGCAGGGGGCGGCACCGGTGTGGCTGGTCTGCCTCGCGTTGGTGCTGTGGGGGGTGCCCGGGTGGGCCAACAACCCCCCGATGAGCGCCCGCGCCCTGCACATGGGCGGCGACGCGGCCACCGAGGCGGTGGCGCTGAACACCAGCGGACTCTACGCAGGCATCGCACTCGCCGGCGCCCTCGGCGGTGGCGCGGTCAACACCTCCGGCGGCATCGGAGTCCTGGTGGCCGCTTGCGTCGCCGGCCTGATCACCATCGTGGTGATGGCGCTGTCCGTACGCCGTTATCCCTCTTCCCGACACGCGTCCGAGGCTGCCCCCGCCCCCGAAAAGGCAGCCACGCCCTGA
- a CDS encoding TetR family transcriptional regulator produces MEDPKSGAAVTRERPAGDQLPLRERKKLRTRQALVDTALELFTEHGFDGVTLDTLCDAVDVSKRTFFRTFSSKEDVALAPVHDLWAVFMEELETAEPTGGPAFELLAGVLLTALGRMGADGWADRLRLSRRLSARTPSMEAHHLAFCDRTGAVIATVMQRRFDMPVQPDPDGLRPRLTVDLLAAAFRRALERWVADPSESGHEGLADALRDACAAVPESLTLPARPR; encoded by the coding sequence ATGGAGGACCCGAAGAGCGGAGCTGCCGTGACCCGCGAGCGCCCGGCCGGTGACCAACTGCCGCTGCGTGAGCGCAAGAAGCTGCGTACGCGTCAGGCGCTCGTCGACACGGCGCTCGAACTGTTCACGGAACACGGCTTCGACGGCGTCACGCTGGACACACTGTGCGACGCCGTCGACGTCTCGAAGCGCACCTTCTTCCGCACCTTCAGCAGCAAGGAAGACGTGGCACTGGCGCCCGTCCACGACCTGTGGGCCGTTTTCATGGAAGAGCTGGAGACCGCGGAGCCAACGGGCGGCCCGGCCTTCGAGCTGCTGGCGGGCGTACTGCTCACGGCGCTCGGCCGCATGGGCGCGGACGGCTGGGCCGACCGCCTGCGGCTCAGTCGCAGGCTGTCGGCGCGGACACCGTCGATGGAGGCGCACCACCTGGCCTTCTGCGACCGGACCGGCGCGGTCATCGCCACCGTCATGCAGCGCAGGTTCGACATGCCCGTACAGCCGGATCCGGACGGCCTGCGGCCGCGATTGACTGTCGACCTGCTGGCGGCAGCCTTCCGCCGGGCCCTGGAACGCTGGGTCGCAGACCCTTCGGAATCCGGCCACGAGGGGCTCGCCGACGCACTGCGGGATGCCTGCGCAGCCGTGCCGGAGAGCCTCACACTGCCCGCGCGCCCGCGCTGA